One window of Rasiella rasia genomic DNA carries:
- a CDS encoding OsmC family protein produces MKVTLERKNDNYLLEGIGANKIPVLLDNKTDEGVQGASPMELLLMSVGGCSAIDIISILKKQRQEITSYKVEVEGERIKVKEAKPFKAMHVTIYLEGNIIPLKAKKAADLSFQKYCSVSLTIEPQVPITYDVVVNGAKIA; encoded by the coding sequence ATGAAAGTTACCTTAGAAAGAAAGAATGATAATTATTTGCTCGAGGGAATTGGGGCAAATAAAATCCCGGTACTACTAGATAACAAAACCGATGAAGGAGTGCAAGGCGCAAGTCCGATGGAACTTCTACTCATGAGCGTGGGTGGCTGCAGTGCTATAGATATCATTTCAATACTCAAAAAACAAAGGCAAGAAATTACAAGTTATAAAGTTGAGGTAGAAGGAGAGCGTATAAAAGTAAAAGAAGCAAAGCCTTTTAAAGCTATGCATGTAACTATTTATCTAGAAGGAAATATTATACCTCTGAAAGCGAAAAAAGCAGCAGATCTTAGCTTTCAAAAATATTGTTCAGTATCTTTAACTATCGAGCCACAAGTACCCATCACATATGATGTAGTTGTTAATGGTGCTAAAATCGCTTAA
- a CDS encoding trans-sulfuration enzyme family protein — MSATKIIHSIPSDPLTGAISVPVYQTSTFIQDAPGVNKGFDYARSNNPTRKVLEDVVAKLEGGDGAFAFGTGLAAIDAVLKLLATGDEIIAVDDIYGGAYRLFTHVYEKLGVQIRYVDTTNVANVANAISTKTKLIWLESPTNPTLKVSDIEAISKVAQQVGALLVVDNTFASPIAQQPFSLGADIVIHSGTKYIGGHSDLVAGLVATKTKELSEKIKFIQNASGGILGPWDSFLTIRGIETLDIRYRKQCENAQKVAEFLLKCEAVNDVYFPGLATHKNHKIAKKQQNGLFGGIVSFSLKNDTVEAANTFVTATNYFKLAESLGGVKSLLCHPPQMTHASVPRARRHKAGIKDSLIRLSCGIENSDDLLQDLENAFKKIETTQVAEAL, encoded by the coding sequence ATGAGTGCAACAAAAATTATTCATTCCATTCCAAGCGACCCACTTACGGGCGCAATTTCGGTGCCTGTGTACCAAACATCAACGTTTATTCAAGACGCACCTGGCGTAAATAAAGGCTTCGATTACGCCAGGAGCAACAACCCAACACGTAAGGTCTTAGAAGACGTGGTGGCAAAATTAGAAGGAGGAGACGGTGCCTTTGCCTTTGGTACAGGCTTAGCAGCTATAGATGCGGTTCTAAAGTTACTTGCAACTGGTGACGAAATTATAGCGGTAGACGATATTTATGGTGGTGCCTACCGGTTGTTTACCCATGTATACGAAAAATTAGGTGTTCAAATTAGATACGTAGATACCACTAACGTAGCAAATGTAGCGAATGCAATAAGCACAAAAACCAAGCTCATTTGGTTAGAATCTCCTACAAATCCAACTTTAAAGGTTTCAGATATTGAAGCTATTTCAAAAGTTGCACAGCAAGTTGGTGCCTTATTGGTTGTAGATAATACGTTTGCAAGCCCTATTGCACAACAACCCTTTTCGTTAGGTGCAGACATAGTTATTCATAGCGGAACCAAATATATTGGCGGTCATAGCGATTTAGTGGCTGGGCTTGTAGCAACCAAAACAAAGGAACTTTCAGAAAAAATAAAATTTATCCAGAATGCATCTGGCGGAATTTTAGGTCCGTGGGATTCATTCCTCACAATTCGCGGTATTGAAACATTAGATATTCGGTATAGAAAACAATGTGAAAACGCACAAAAAGTAGCCGAATTTCTTCTGAAATGTGAAGCTGTTAACGATGTCTATTTTCCTGGATTAGCAACGCATAAAAACCATAAAATTGCGAAAAAACAACAAAATGGACTCTTTGGAGGCATAGTCTCTTTCAGTTTAAAAAATGATACCGTAGAAGCAGCAAATACATTCGTAACAGCTACCAACTATTTTAAGTTAGCAGAAAGTTTAGGGGGCGTAAAGAGTTTGCTTTGTCATCCTCCACAAATGACGCATGCCAGTGTACCAAGAGCTCGTAGACATAAGGCGGGTATAAAAGACTCGCTAATTAGGTTGTCTTGTGGAATTGAAAATAGCGACGATCTACTTCAAGATTTGGAGAATGCCTTCAAAAAAATTGAAACAACACAAGTTGCAGAAGCCCTTTAA
- a CDS encoding response regulator codes for MSIRVAIVDDNTFLIHAIKEKLSFFDDITIKHTAINGSELLTKLEESHHLDVILMDIEMPVLNGIETTQIVKQKYPQLKIIMLTAFDNDENIFNSIKAGADGYLLKEINPKDLYEGINETLNGGAAMNPSIALKTLKLLRNPIDIQNPRDQEEISLSKREVEVLEQLSKGLSYTAIADNLFLSPSTVRKHIENIYKKLQVHSKIEAVQKAKNHNII; via the coding sequence ATGAGTATACGTGTAGCTATAGTTGATGATAACACCTTTTTAATTCATGCCATCAAAGAAAAACTTTCTTTTTTTGATGACATTACCATAAAGCATACGGCAATTAATGGGAGTGAGTTACTAACAAAACTAGAAGAAAGCCATCACCTAGACGTCATTTTAATGGATATTGAAATGCCTGTACTTAACGGTATTGAGACTACTCAAATTGTAAAGCAAAAGTATCCGCAGCTTAAGATAATAATGCTTACCGCCTTCGATAACGACGAAAATATATTTAACTCAATTAAAGCAGGTGCCGACGGCTATTTACTGAAAGAGATAAACCCTAAAGACTTATACGAGGGCATTAATGAGACTTTAAATGGTGGCGCTGCAATGAACCCTTCTATTGCTTTAAAAACTCTAAAACTGCTTAGAAACCCAATTGATATTCAAAACCCGAGAGACCAGGAAGAAATATCACTTTCCAAACGTGAGGTTGAGGTACTAGAGCAATTAAGTAAAGGCTTAAGTTACACGGCTATTGCAGACAATCTTTTTCTGTCGCCTAGTACAGTACGTAAACACATAGAAAATATCTACAAAAAATTACAAGTTCATAGTAAGATTGAAGCAGTTCAGAAAGCTAAAAATCACAATATTATTTAA
- the metK gene encoding methionine adenosyltransferase, with product MAYLFTSESVSEGHPDKVADQISDALIDNFLAFDPQSKVACETLVTTGQVVLAGEVKSSVYLDVQKIARDVINAIGYTKGEYQFDGNSCGVLSAIHEQSDDINRGVDRASKDEQGAGDQGMMFGYATKETEDYMPLALDLSHRILKELAALRREGNEIKYLRPDSKSQVTIEYNDDNTPVRIDAIVVSTQHDEFDSDDDAMLAKIKRDIIEILIPRVKAQLKPEILALFTDDITYHINPTGKFVIGGPHGDTGLTGRKIIVDTYGGKGAHGGGAFSGKDPSKVDRSAAYATRHIAKNLVAAGLCDEVLVQVSYAIGVVEPMGIFVDTYGTSKVSMTDGAIAKKVTELFDMRPAAIEERLNLRQPMYSETAAYGHMGRKNEVVTKTFDIPNAESKTMEVELFTWEKLDYVDKVKAAFGL from the coding sequence ATGGCATATTTATTTACCTCAGAGAGTGTTTCTGAAGGTCACCCAGACAAAGTAGCAGATCAAATTAGTGATGCACTTATTGACAACTTTTTAGCTTTCGACCCTCAGAGTAAGGTTGCATGCGAAACTCTTGTTACTACAGGACAAGTAGTTCTGGCAGGAGAAGTAAAGAGCTCTGTTTATCTTGATGTACAGAAAATTGCTCGGGACGTAATTAATGCTATTGGCTACACCAAAGGCGAATACCAATTTGACGGTAATTCTTGTGGTGTACTTTCGGCAATACACGAACAGAGCGACGATATTAATCGCGGTGTAGATCGTGCGAGTAAAGATGAGCAAGGTGCTGGTGATCAGGGTATGATGTTTGGCTATGCAACCAAAGAAACTGAAGATTACATGCCTTTAGCGCTCGATTTGTCGCACAGAATCCTTAAAGAACTTGCCGCACTTCGAAGAGAAGGAAACGAAATAAAATATTTACGCCCAGATTCGAAGAGTCAGGTAACTATTGAATACAATGACGACAACACTCCCGTGCGTATAGACGCTATTGTAGTTTCAACGCAACATGACGAATTTGACAGCGATGACGACGCCATGTTAGCAAAAATTAAGCGCGATATTATTGAAATTCTTATACCACGAGTTAAGGCGCAGCTTAAGCCCGAAATTCTAGCATTATTTACAGACGACATTACCTACCATATTAACCCTACAGGAAAATTTGTTATTGGCGGACCTCATGGAGACACTGGTCTTACGGGACGAAAAATTATTGTAGACACTTACGGCGGAAAAGGAGCCCATGGTGGAGGTGCTTTTAGCGGAAAAGACCCAAGTAAAGTAGACCGTTCTGCGGCCTATGCCACAAGACACATAGCGAAGAACCTTGTTGCTGCCGGTCTTTGTGACGAAGTATTAGTACAGGTAAGCTATGCCATTGGTGTGGTAGAACCAATGGGCATATTTGTAGACACCTATGGAACCAGTAAAGTATCTATGACCGATGGAGCCATTGCTAAGAAAGTAACTGAATTATTTGACATGCGCCCTGCTGCCATTGAAGAGCGTTTAAACCTACGCCAGCCAATGTACTCTGAAACAGCTGCATATGGCCATATGGGTAGAAAGAACGAAGTTGTAACTAAAACTTTCGATATACCGAACGCAGAAAGTAAGACGATGGAAGTAGAGCTATTTACTTGGGAAAAACTAGATTATGTAGATAAAGTGAAAGCTGCGTTTGGATTGTAG
- a CDS encoding homoserine dehydrogenase family protein yields the protein MHTETIHISEERINITELQRCHVYVAIFGHGKVGEAFLEQLFARQQQLIENKNLEITVFALANSSQVLFKKDGIDSNWQQEKIKKGVSYSVHDVIDFATQNKFENLIAIDNTADNAFTQNYEALVANGFHLVSSNKHKNTNSWEEYLKLRSLLKTYEKNYLYETNVGAGLPLIDTINLLHQSGENITRIRGVFSGSLSFIFNEFSEGSCTFSEMVKKAKRKGFTEPDPREDLCGMDVARKLLILARELELRVELKDVSIQNLIPKQLRNVTEEAFFQNIKQLDLPFLLKKKNLKKDSVLRYVGDLHGDLSREDGGVLEVRLQETPKNSMLGQLKGSDSLFEIYTESYGSNPIVIQGAGAGAAVTARGVFGDVLRICNQL from the coding sequence ATGCATACAGAAACCATACATATTTCAGAAGAGAGAATTAATATAACCGAACTACAAAGATGTCACGTTTATGTGGCGATTTTTGGACATGGAAAAGTTGGAGAGGCATTTTTAGAGCAACTATTTGCCCGCCAGCAACAACTTATTGAAAATAAAAATTTAGAAATTACCGTTTTTGCACTGGCCAATTCAAGCCAAGTTTTGTTTAAAAAAGATGGAATTGATTCCAATTGGCAACAAGAGAAAATAAAGAAAGGAGTTTCCTATTCGGTCCACGATGTCATTGACTTTGCTACACAAAACAAATTCGAAAACTTAATTGCAATAGATAACACAGCAGATAACGCTTTTACTCAAAACTATGAGGCTCTAGTAGCCAATGGCTTTCATCTGGTGTCTTCTAACAAACATAAAAATACCAATAGCTGGGAAGAGTATCTCAAGTTGAGAAGTCTGCTAAAGACATACGAAAAAAACTATTTGTACGAAACCAATGTTGGTGCGGGGCTACCCCTAATAGATACCATAAACCTGCTACACCAATCTGGTGAAAACATTACACGTATTCGTGGGGTGTTTTCTGGGTCTTTAAGTTTTATTTTTAATGAATTTTCTGAAGGCAGTTGTACGTTTAGCGAAATGGTGAAAAAAGCGAAACGAAAGGGTTTTACAGAGCCAGATCCAAGAGAAGATCTATGCGGAATGGACGTGGCAAGAAAACTTTTAATATTGGCACGCGAGTTAGAACTACGTGTAGAGTTAAAAGATGTTTCGATTCAGAATCTCATCCCAAAACAACTGAGAAATGTTACCGAAGAAGCTTTCTTTCAGAACATTAAACAACTCGATTTGCCTTTCTTACTAAAGAAGAAAAATCTTAAAAAAGATTCTGTATTGCGTTACGTTGGTGATCTTCATGGCGATTTATCGCGAGAAGATGGGGGAGTTTTAGAAGTTCGCTTGCAAGAAACGCCTAAAAATAGTATGTTAGGGCAATTAAAAGGAAGCGATTCGCTTTTCGAAATTTACACAGAAAGTTACGGGTCAAACCCAATTGTCATTCAGGGTGCTGGGGCAGGGGCAGCAGTAACCGCCAGAGGTGTTTTTGGCGATGTATTGCGAATTTGTAATCAATTATAA